A single window of Actinomycetota bacterium DNA harbors:
- a CDS encoding GNAT family N-acetyltransferase yields the protein MPGNPTGIKFYEMDFKKLKSTVSRNGKVLIRPLKRSDLYQLIKWLKNPEINKFLSSDFSDLDSEKEERWFREMSLSVNDFVFAIETRQEKKYIGNCGLHKINWGEKKADFGIAIGDKNYWGKGYGRDAIGAAIKFAFKKLGLEKIALSVYEYNKRAIKSYTKCGFKKKEILKKDHLYNNIYWDTIIMEIKVE from the coding sequence TTGCCTGGCAATCCGACAGGTATTAAATTTTATGAAATGGATTTTAAGAAGCTGAAAAGCACAGTATCAAGAAACGGAAAAGTGCTTATAAGGCCTCTTAAGAGGAGCGATCTTTATCAGCTGATAAAATGGCTTAAAAATCCGGAGATAAATAAGTTTCTCTCATCTGATTTCTCAGACCTTGATTCAGAAAAGGAAGAAAGATGGTTCAGAGAAATGTCTTTATCTGTAAATGATTTTGTTTTTGCAATAGAAACAAGACAGGAAAAAAAATATATAGGGAACTGCGGACTTCACAAAATAAACTGGGGCGAAAAAAAAGCAGATTTCGGAATTGCCATAGGTGATAAAAATTACTGGGGAAAAGGATATGGCAGAGATGCAATAGGAGCAGCCATAAAATTTGCTTTTAAAAAACTAGGGCTTGAAAAGATTGCCTTATCAGTTTACGAATATAATAAAAGAGCAATAAAATCATATACAAAATGCGGTTTCAAAAAAAAGGAGATATTAAAAAAAGACCATCTTTATAATAATATTTACTGGGATACCATAATAATGGAAATAAAAGTTGAATGA